In the genome of Flavobacteriales bacterium, one region contains:
- a CDS encoding CvpA family protein, whose translation MQTLDIILILPLVWGAYRGFRNGFIIELCTLAALILGIWGAIHFSDWVAEYLVQQVDIERKYLPMVSFALTFLGIVIAINLLATLLTTLLKAVALNGINRLAGLVFGVVKWSFLLSVLLFLWRPVQEGSLDWPSRADRQQSVLYEPMASLAPAFFPYLEELDWRSWWEKEFDDVKRDVEDTLKEL comes from the coding sequence GTGCAAACACTCGACATCATTCTGATACTCCCTCTGGTTTGGGGCGCCTACCGCGGCTTCCGCAACGGATTCATCATTGAACTGTGCACCCTGGCCGCGCTCATCCTCGGTATCTGGGGCGCCATCCACTTCTCCGATTGGGTGGCCGAGTACCTGGTACAACAGGTCGATATCGAGCGTAAATACCTGCCCATGGTCAGTTTCGCCCTCACCTTTTTGGGCATTGTGATCGCCATTAATCTACTCGCCACACTGCTTACTACGCTCCTTAAAGCCGTCGCCTTGAACGGCATCAACCGCTTGGCCGGACTCGTATTCGGGGTCGTCAAATGGTCGTTCCTGCTCAGCGTACTGCTCTTTTTGTGGCGCCCCGTGCAAGAGGGGAGTTTGGATTGGCCCTCGCGGGCCGATAGGCAACAGAGCGTCCTCTATGAACCCATGGCCTCGCTGGCCCCGGCTTTCTTCCCCTATTTAGAAGAACTCGATTGGCGCAGTTGGTGGGAGAAAGAGTTTGATGACGTCAAACGCGATGTTGAAGATACCTTAAAGGAGCTGTAG
- the pheS gene encoding phenylalanine--tRNA ligase subunit alpha — MLSRVQELLEEVQAFSGGTKEELESFRMRFLGKKGVMNDLFAAFKDVAPDQRKEFGQRLNELKNAAQAKVDELKTALESERLSGASGLDLTRSPEPIALGARHPVSLVKNRIIGIFSRIGFTLSEGPEIEDDRHNFSALNFTEEHPARDMQDTFFVMRNPDYLLRTHTSSVQVRHMEKNQPPIRILSPGRVFRNEAISARSHCIFHQIEGLYIDRDVSFADLRQTLLYFAKEFFGEETKIRLRPSYFPFTEPSAEMDIWWGLENEVDYRMTKGTGWLEIMGCGMVDPNVLKNVGIDPEVYTGFAFGIGIERIALQQFQIPDIRLLFENDVRFLEQFTEGIY, encoded by the coding sequence ATGTTGAGTCGTGTACAGGAGCTATTAGAGGAAGTGCAGGCCTTTTCGGGCGGCACCAAGGAGGAGCTCGAAAGCTTCAGAATGCGCTTTCTCGGCAAGAAAGGCGTTATGAACGATTTATTCGCGGCGTTCAAGGATGTTGCGCCTGATCAGCGCAAAGAATTTGGGCAGCGGCTTAACGAGCTCAAGAATGCCGCTCAGGCTAAGGTCGACGAACTCAAGACCGCTTTGGAGTCGGAGCGTTTATCGGGCGCATCGGGCCTAGACCTCACGCGATCACCTGAGCCTATTGCTCTGGGCGCGCGCCACCCGGTATCGCTTGTGAAGAACCGCATCATCGGGATCTTTTCGCGCATTGGCTTTACCCTGAGTGAAGGTCCCGAGATCGAAGACGACCGGCACAACTTCAGCGCGCTTAACTTTACCGAAGAACATCCGGCCCGCGATATGCAGGATACCTTTTTCGTGATGCGCAACCCCGATTACTTGCTCCGCACGCACACCAGTTCGGTGCAGGTGCGTCACATGGAAAAGAATCAGCCGCCGATACGCATTCTCTCGCCCGGGCGCGTGTTCCGAAACGAGGCCATCAGCGCGCGATCGCACTGCATTTTTCACCAGATCGAAGGACTTTATATCGACCGCGATGTGAGCTTTGCCGATCTGCGTCAAACCCTATTGTACTTCGCCAAGGAATTCTTCGGCGAGGAAACCAAAATTCGCCTGCGCCCCAGCTACTTTCCGTTCACCGAACCCAGCGCCGAAATGGACATCTGGTGGGGCCTTGAAAACGAGGTCGATTACCGAATGACCAAAGGCACCGGATGGCTCGAGATCATGGGCTGTGGCATGGTGGATCCGAATGTCCTGAAAAACGTGGGCATCGATCCGGAAGTATACACCGGATTCGCCTTTGGAATCGGCATTGAACGTATCGCCCTGCAGCAATTCCAAATTCCGGACATCCGCCTGTTGTTCGAAAACGACGTTCGTTTCTTAGAGCAATTTACCGAGGGAATATACTAG
- a CDS encoding transcriptional regulator encodes MHFEEAKQKFLQAWGALGSSWGVPRTMSQIHALLLVSPRPMSTEEIMDELNISRGNCNMNVRALIDWGLVQKELKAGQRKEFFVAEKDIWQVTKQVMQERRKRELEPLARILDQVTQYEGGDPHETQEFDERLEELKKMSQNADRLMNMLIKADENWFTGSLLKLVK; translated from the coding sequence ATGCATTTTGAAGAAGCCAAGCAAAAGTTCCTGCAAGCGTGGGGAGCCTTGGGATCGAGCTGGGGCGTTCCCCGCACTATGAGCCAAATTCACGCGCTTTTACTCGTATCGCCCCGCCCAATGTCCACCGAAGAAATCATGGATGAACTGAACATCAGTCGCGGCAATTGCAACATGAATGTTCGGGCACTCATCGACTGGGGATTGGTTCAAAAGGAGCTCAAAGCCGGCCAGCGCAAAGAGTTCTTCGTAGCCGAAAAAGACATTTGGCAAGTCACTAAGCAGGTGATGCAGGAGCGCCGAAAGCGCGAACTGGAGCCGCTAGCTCGTATTCTGGATCAGGTAACGCAATATGAAGGCGGTGATCCACACGAAACTCAGGAATTCGATGAACGCCTCGAAGAGCTCAAAAAGATGAGTCAGAACGCCGACCGGCTCATGAACATGCTCATCAAGGCCGACGAAAACTGGTTCACCGGTTCCCTTTTAAAGTTGGTCAAGTAA
- a CDS encoding 4a-hydroxytetrahydrobiopterin dehydratase: MYNKVTLKLSTHDAGNKVTDKDRLLAEAINRI; encoded by the coding sequence GTGTATAACAAAGTGACGCTTAAGCTGAGCACACACGATGCCGGAAACAAGGTCACCGATAAAGATCGCCTACTTGCCGAGGCGATCAATCGGATTTAA
- a CDS encoding 4a-hydroxytetrahydrobiopterin dehydratase, whose protein sequence is MWKEEQGQLVQHFEFKDFVQAFDFLKMVADLAEEHGHHPEI, encoded by the coding sequence ATGTGGAAAGAAGAACAAGGCCAATTGGTCCAACATTTTGAGTTCAAGGATTTCGTACAAGCCTTTGATTTCCTGAAAATGGTAGCCGATTTGGCAGAGGAACACGGCCATCATCCCGAGATCTAA